The window GACAGTCTCCGAGCGCAGCGACGTGGTCCCGGAGATGACCCTCGAAACGTTGGAATCGATCGTCACCACGGACTACCAGTGGGCGCTCGACATCAACTTCGACGCCCCCGGCGCCGAGCGGTACTTCTGGTACCGGTCGATCGACAGCGAGGAGCCGCGGCTCGGGATCAGGGGCGAACACGAGTACGAGGAGTACGGCTTCCCCATCGACGTCGCCCGGCAGGTCCAGGCGCTCCACGTCGACCTCGGGGCCTGGGACGGCACCGGAACGGTGGCGGCGTTCCTGTTCGAGCACCCCGAACACCGGAGCATCGTCGAGCGGATCCAGACCGTCCGCGACCTCCGGTACGCGGAGATCCGTGCGAACCCGCTCGACGCCGATTTCGTCCCGCTATCGTTCATCTCGTGTCTCAAGGCTATCTGGGGGATCCAGAAGGCCCACCCCAAATCGCAGGGCTGGGTCCGGGGGACGTTCTATCAGGGGGCGCCGCTGCCGGAGGACCTCCGGAACGGCGCCGACAACTACTGGCTGTACCCCTCGAAGCCGCAGCGGACCGAAGCCCGGAGGGAGCAGTGATCCGGCTCGCCGTCCGCGAGGTGCTTGAACTGGCCGAGCGGTGCTTCGTCGCCGCGGGGTTCGACGAGGGACCGGCCCGGGCGGCCGCGGAGTCGGTCTGGTGGACCGAGTTGTACCGCGGGTCGGGGTTGACGACGCTGCACGCTCTCCTCTCGGACCTCCCCGAGTGGGATCCCAACGCACTGACGATCGCCGACCGGAGCGCGTTCGTGTCGGTGATCGACGGATCGACCCAGCCGAGCCTGGTCGCGAGTACGCCCGCGGTCGACCTGGCGTGTGCCGGGGCGAGTCGACACGGCGTCGGGGTCGTCCACGTCGGGACGGATCCGGAAGACGAGACCGCCCCGACACTGGGCCACGCCGCCTACGCGGCTGCCGAACGCGGGCTGCTGTCGGTCGTGCTGGCCACCGGCGGTGACGGACGGCCGCGGACGATCCTCGGCCGACCTGACGATCCTCACCCGGTTCTGGCGGAACGCGAACTCGACTCCCCCTCGGCCGGCCACGCCGAACTGTCCGCTGTGATCGGCCGCGGCGCCTACGACCGCCGGGACAACCCGTTGACGCAGGCGTTCTTCACCGGAGCCCCCGAAACGGAGTACGGCACTGCGGGCGAACGGCTTCTCAACCGGCTGTTGCAGCAGTCGACGGCGCCGTCGGGGGGCGAAGCCGACGTCGATCAGGGGTTCACGTTGCTCTGTCTCGACCCCGACCACTCCCGTCACTCCGGCGACCTGCGCCGTGTCGTAGACCGGTTCGTCGACGAACGCACGGCGGCCCTCACCCGGACGTTCCGGCCGGCGGAGATCAGCGACCGGGCGGGAGCGGCCCTCAACGAGGGCGTCGCAATCGAGGAGGCTGTCTGGCGCGACATCTTCGATCGGAGCAGCGAGGTCCTCGCCCCCGAGTTCGAGGGATCGTACCGCGGTGCGGGCTTCAACATCAACGAGTAGAACGGGGACGCCTCCGGGAGTGTCGTCCGGACTACCGAAATTTTTACCACGCGGTGTGCGGTACGCTTCTCCAACGTCGGCGCAGCCGCCGGTCCGCCGTGAGTCCCGGATCGGCCGGGGAGGATGCGGCCCCGTATGTCGATGGCTCGTCCGCTCACGTCCCGTCCCGACTGCCGAGCGTCCCGGCGTCGGGGGTCGATGCGGCGGGCACGCGGACCGGACGCGCGACCGACAGGACACACGAATGACAGACACACAGTTTCAGTACATCGACGGCGAGTGGCGCGACGGCGACAGCGACGACGAACTGGTCATCCGCGATCCGGCCGACCCGGACGATCCCATCGTCTCGTTTTCCGGCGCCAGCCGGTCGCAGGCGGCGGCCGCAATCGGAGCCGCCGACGCCGCAAGCGAGACCTGGGGGGCGACGACGCCCGACGAGCGCGACGCGGTGATGTACGCGGTCGCAGATCGGATCGACGACCACCACGAGGAACTGGCGGAGACGCTCACCCGCGAGGAGGGCAAACCGATCTCCTCCAGCCGCGCGGAGGTCGGGCGGGCGGCGGAGCTGTTCCGCTTTTTCGCGAGTTTCGCACGGACGGCGGCGGGCGACACCCTGCCCTCCACCGACCCCGAGACGGTCACCTACACCGTTCGGGAGCCGCTGGGGACTGTCGCCTTGGTCACCCCGTGGAACTTCCCGATCGCGACCCCGACCTGGAAGCTCGCGGCGGCAATCGCCACGGGCAACACCGTCGTGTTCAAACCGTCCTCGGAGACGCCGATGATCGCGCGGGCGTTAGTCGAACACCTGGAGGCCGCGGGGCTCCCCGAGGGCGTCGTGAACCTCGTCGTCGGGTCGGGATCGACGATCGGCGACGGGATCCTCACCGACGGCCGGATCGACGCCGTCTCCTTCACCGGCTCCACCGACGTCGGGCGCCACATCGCGGGCACAGTCGCCGAGCGCGGGATCCCGATCCAGACGGAGATGGGCGGCAAGAACCCGCAGGTGGTGCTGCCGGACGCGGACGTCGAGACGGCCGCCGACGCGGCCGCCGCCGGCGCGTTCGGGCTGACGGGCCAGGCGTGTACGGCGACGAGCCGGCTCATCGTCCACGAGGACGTCGCCGACGAGGTGACCGCGGCCGTGGTCGAACGCGCCGAGGACATCGAGACCGGGCCGGGAATGTCGGACCCGGATATGGGACCGGCGGTCTCCGCGGGCCAAGACGAGACCAACTTCCGGTACATCGACGTCGCGGAGTCCGAGGGCGCGACGCTCCTGACCGGTGGCGGCCGACCCGCCGGTACCGACTCCGGGTACTTCGTGGAGCCGACGGTGTTCGCCGACGTAGAATCGGAAATGCGGATCGCTCAGGAGGAGGTCTTCGGACCGGTGCTGTCGATCCTGACGGTGTCGGACTTCGAGGAGGCGCTCGACGTCGCCAACGACGTGGAGTACGGGCTGTCCGCCAGCCTCTTTACGGGCGATATGGCGTCGGCACGGCGGTTCACCGAGGGGATCGAGGCCGGCGTGGTCAAGATCAACGGCACCACCACCGGATCGCAGATCCAGATGCCGTTCGGCGGGATGAAGGCGTCCTCTTCGGAGACCCAGAAGGAACTCGGCCACCGCGCCTACGAGTTTTACACCCACGAGAAGGCGATCTACCGGACCGACCCGTGACGCCGCAACGGCACGGCGTTCCCCCGTCGACCCACCACCAACAGCCCCATATGACCTCCCAGAACGTATGAGTCAGCGTCTCGGAGGGGCCGGAACCGAACTGTACTCGAAGCGTGACGTCGAGCGACACCTGCAACTGCCGGCGGCCCTCGACGTCGTCGAGACGACCTACGTCGAAGGAGCGCGCGGGCGGGTTCTCAACCCCGCGAAGTCGACGATGCACCTCGGCGACGACGGCGAGTGGCCGGGGAGGGACGCCTTCTCGATCGGAATGCCGGCGTACGTCGACTGGCTCGACGTCGCCGGGATGAAGTGGGCGGTCGCGACCTGGGACACGGACACCGAGCCGCCGATCAGCTCGCAGATCCTGCTTTTCGACCTCCAGCGGGGGGAGTTCACCGCGATCCTGGAAGGGATGCACATCACGGGCGTCCGAACCGCACTCCAGTCCGTGGTCGGACTGCGACACCTGCTCGCGGAGCCGCCGGAATCGATCGGCGTCTTCGGCGCCGGGTTCCAGGCACGGTTCCAACTCCGGGTGATCGACCACCTGGTCGACGTCGGACGCTTCCGACTGTACGACGTCTCCGAAGGGCGTGCGGCCGACCTCGCGGCCGACCTCGGACCGGGAATGGCCGCCGACGTCGTCACCGCGGACAGCCCACAGGCGGCCGCCGACGCCGACGTCGTGGTGACGGTCACCGACTCGAAGACGCCGGTGGTCGAGGAGTCGTGGCTGGGGTCGGGCGGACTGGTGATCGCGCTCGGCTCCTACCGGGAACTCACCGACGGGACCGTGCTCGGCGCCGACCGGATCGTCGTCGACCACACCGAGCAGTGTCTCCAGCGCGGCGCGCTGTCGGATCTGGCGAACCGAGGGGAGGTGACGGCGGCGGAGTTGGATTCGACCATCGGGGCGGTCCTGAACGGCGACAACGACTCCCACGCCGGTCCGGACGAGCGCGTGGTCTTCGTGCCCATCGGGCTCGGCTCCCTTGACGTCGCGCTCGCGGAACACCTCCGAACGAACGGGATGGGCGGGGGCGCCGTCCGGACGTTCGACTTCGGGTGATCGCGGGTCCGTCGCTCGCGCATTATTTCGACCGTCGCCGCCGTTGATTCAACCCCGTCCCGCGGGGACGGATCCGGTACACACTCAAAGGAGACCGTCGATCCTCCCGTGTGGACACGTACGACACGATCGTCCTCGGTGTCGGGGGGATGGGTAGCGCCGCGGCGTCCCACCTCGCGGCGCGGGGCCAGGACGTCCTCGGCATCGAGCGATACGACATCCCGCACTCGCAGGGCTCGTCGCACGGCATCACCCGGATCATCAGGGTTCCGCTGTTCGAGGACTCCGGGTACGTCCCGCTGGTGCAGCGGTCGCTGGACCTGTGGACCGACTTGGAGGAGTCCTACGGCCGACAGCTGCTCTACCGGACCGGCACCATCGACTTCGGGCCGCCCGACAGCGACGTCGTCAGCGGGTCGAAGCGGTCGTGTGCGGTCCACGACCTCGACCACGAGATCCTGACCGGCGCGGAGCTGAGTGCGCGGCCGGGCGGTCACGACGTCCCCGACGACTACGAGGCGGTCTACCAGCCCGACGGCGGCTTCCTCCACTCGGATCAGTGCATCGTGGCGCACGTCCAGGCGGCACACGAACAGGGCGCGACGATCAGGGCCAGGGAAGCGGTCACCGATTGGAGCGCCGACGAGTCGGGCGTGCGGGTCGCCACCGACCGCGGGGAGTACGCTGCCGAGACGCTGGTGATGACCGCGGGCGCGTGGACGGGGCGGCTCTGTCCGGCAGTCGCGGAGTATCTCACGCCCGAACGAAACGTGCTGGGGTGGTTCCAGCCGACCGACCCCGCGCAGTTCGACCGCGAGAACTTCCCGGTGTTCGTCGCCGACGTACCGGAGGGCAACTTCTACGGCTTCCCCACCTTCGAGGTGCCCGGGTTCAAGTTCGGGAAGCATCACCACCACGGGGAGACGGGGAGCCCCGAGGACCTCGACCGCGCGCCGACGCGCGAGGACGAGGCGACCCTCCGGTCGTTCGCCGAGCGGTACATGCCCGCCGGGACCGGGCCGACGATGCGGCTGTCGACGTGTATGTACACGAACACGCCGGACCGGGATTTCATCCTCGACGTCCACCCCGACCATCCGAACGTGGTGCTGGGGGCGGGCTTCTCGGGTCACGGGTTCAAGTTCGCGGCTGCGGTAGGCGAGGTCCTGGCCGACCTGGCGATCGACGGACGGACCGACCACCCCACCGAGATGTTCGAGGTGTCACGGTTCGAGTGACTGTCCGGCGGGAATCCGGAGCTGCCGCAGCCGATTCGTCCCGAAAACACGGCCGTATGCAAAACAAATATATACTTTTATATCCTCGAACGGAACGATGACCGAGCAACAGCCAGTAGAGCTTCGATTCTGTTCACAGGAGGAGGGAATCGAGGCCGGGCTCGCGGACATGGACCGGTGCGTCGAGACGATCGACTACGTGTTCGGGCTGTACAACGACGGCCGCGTCCTGATGGGCAATCCGGGGCACGATATGCACGGCCACGTGACGTCGTTCCCCGGAAACCTCTCGAACGCGGAGGGGCTCGAGTCCGGCCCGGACCGGCGGTTCAGCGCGATGCCGGCGTACGTCGGCGGCGACATCCACGAGATGGGGATCAAGTGGTACGGGTCCAACATCACGAACCCCGCAGAACGGGGGCTCCCGCGGTCGATCCACACGATCACGCTGAACGACCCGCTGAGCGGCAAACCCGAGTTCCTGATCGACGGGCAGGTCGCAAGCGCGATGCGGACGGGCGCCGTCGCGGGCGTCGGCGCCGCGCGGATCCAGGGCGACCGCGCGACGACCGCAACCGTGATCGGCCCGGGCGTGGTCGGGCAGACGTCGGCGCTGGCGCTCGATTCCGCGCTCGACTCCCTGGAGACGCTCCGGATCTTCCACCCCGAGTTGTGGAAGGCCGAGGCGTTCGAGGCCGAGATGGCCGGCGACCTCGACGCCGAGATCGATCCGATCAGCTCCCCTGCGGAGGCCGTGACCGGCGCTGACGTGACCGTCGTGGCCGCGACCGGGAGCCCGCCGCCGAAGATCGAGGGCTCGTGGCTGCAAGACGACTGTCTTGTGGTCCCGCTGGGCGATCTGCGGACCGACCTCTCGTCGTTCGACGAGGACCTGGTATTCTGTGACGTCCGGCGGAACACGCTGGAGTTCGCGGCGCACATGGACTGGCAGGTGATGAACGCGCTCGCCGCCGCCGTCGACGACGGAATCGGCCTCGACCTCGAGGAGTCGGACCTGCGGGCGCTCCACGAGGTCGTGGGCGGCGAGGACACCGCCTCGACCGCGGGCCGGTCGATCCTCTACTCGCCGGGGCTCCCGATGGAGGACGTCGCGTGGACGACCCGCGTCTACGAGAACGCGGTCGAACAGGACCTGGGACAGACGCTGACGATGTTCGAAGAACCGTACTTCAGCAAACCGTACTGACTCGGGGACACGCCAGGGGCGTTAGAGTCTCTGAATTAGTATTGCTAATTCTTTATTTCTCGTTATTAGTATCTGAACCGACTTCGAAATCTCATCGTCATTCCGGTCGATATCGTCCAAAAGTTGATTCACGGACAGTTTCACTGAAAAATACCTGTTTGAATTATATAATGGCAGAAATACAATTATGCTCGACAAACTGCTATCGGTCACGGCCCGATGTGGTCATTCGACCCTTCGCCGCCCGCGCGATCACTCGGGCGTCAGTAAGCGCTGTTCGACCAACTGCGCCACCCCGGTCAGGTGCGCCTGGCCGAAGACCGCAACCAGCAGGGCGCCCAGGGAGTTGAACATCATGTCCTTGACCGTGTCGTCGAGGCCGTGCTGGGCAAGCGGCATCGTGAGCCCCGTGACTTCCGCCGCGATGTCGAGGCCGAACTCGAACAGTTCCCAGACCACGCCAAAGGAGAGCACGATCACGAAGATGTACACGAAGACGAACCGCCGGGGGATGTGGATCTCGTCGCTGTGGAGGTCGACCGCGCGGGCGGTCGTGTACCCCGCGGCCGCGATCAGCGACGCCGACACCGCGTGGGTGATGTTGTCCCAAAAGAAGATTCGGGTGTAGAGCCCCGCCGACCCGAGCGTATGCAGGAACACCGCGGTGGTGATCCATAACCCGAGCCACGGGTCCAGCGGGAGGTCGTAGTTCCGTTCCAGAAGCGCCGGCACGAACGTGATCAAAAGCGTGACGCCGCCGTTGATGATCGCCTTCGGCTCGCCGGCCACGACGCCGTACACCACAAGCGCCGAGAGGAGCAGTTGCATCACGCGGGTGAGCCGACGTTGCGTTCGCGTCGAGGGGCGGGGCAGCAGCCGCTTCATCTGCGCACCACCCGGCGGATCGCCCGCCAGAGCCACTGGTCGCGCCACCTGAAGTACCCGTCGAAGAGCAGTCCGGCGACGATCCCGGCAAGCGTCACGTACAGCCACTCCATCATCAACGTCTCGTTGTCGACGAGGTAGTTCGTCCCGAGCAGGTTGTCGGCGTTCCACCGGAACACCGTCCACGCGCCGACCGCAGCCAACGTCGTCAGGACGACTAAGACGACGGCGAACCAGTGTGTCACCCGCAGCGCGGTGAACGTGTGGAGTTCGACCACGACGAGCAGCGCCAGCCCGGCCAGCGCGACGTAGGTGGCGAACGTCCCGAGCGTTCCGCCGAACAGCCCCCGGACCAGGATCGGGAACAGCGACACCACGAGCAGCTCCCACGGCAACATCACGCGCCACTCCCGGAAGGCGACCGGCGGTAACAGGACGACGACGGCGACGAACGAGGTGAAAAGCAGCCACGCGAGGTCCACGTCGACCGCGCTGTCGACGAGGACACCCGCCAGGACCGCGACGAGAGCCCACGCGATGACGGCGTTCGTCCGCCCGTTCCGGAAGAGACGGTCGAACACGTCCCGGATCCCGGCGGTCTCGGTTGGGTCCTCGGATTCCGGCGGTTCACCGTCCATTTGGCTGGAACCAGGCGGGAGCCGGACATAAACCCGGCGCCCACGAGCGACCGACCGTCGGGTCACACCTCCCACGGCCCACCAGCCCGCGTCGCGCCCCTCCGGAACCAACGATTTACGTCGGTGGCTCCGATTAGCGATGGTATGAATCGGGCGAAGGGTCGTACGCTCCGGATCGGGGCGGTGGGGGGCGGTCGCGTCGGGGACGCCCTCCCCGACCGGACGGACGACCCACCGACCGGACTCGTCGTGGAGGCGCTCCCGCCGACCGCCGACCCGGGGACGTTCGACACCGACCGCTTCGATTGCGTCCTCGTCGACGGGACCGCGGACGGGGTGGACGCGGCGGAGACCGCCGTCCGGTACGAACGGGAGACGCCACTGCCGGCGGTCGCGCTCGTCGACGACTGGGCATCCGACCGCGTCGCCGACGCGCTGTCGACGGGAGTCGACGCGGCCCTCCCGCGTGAGCTCCTCGAAACGGACCCGGAAGCGGTGGCCGACCGGGTCGCATCGGCGGCTGACGCCGACGCCCCGGACCCGGTGGCCGACCGCGAGCGCCGGTCGGTGCTGTTCGAGAACAACCCCGACCCGGTGATCCGGATCCGCTTCGAGAACGACGAGCCGATCGTGCGGAGCGTCAACCCGGCCTTCGAGTCCGTGTTCGGGTTCTCACCGGAGGAGATCATCGGTGAGAGCCTCGTCGACGTGCTCGTCCCGCCGGCCGACCGGCCGGACCACGACCGGATCCGCAGCCGTGTCCAGCGCGGGGAGCCGCTGGAGATGGAGGCCACCCGGTTGACCGCGACGGGGCCACGCGAGTTCCTGTTCAGGGTGATCCACTTCGCCGCCCCCGACGCCGAGTCGGACACGGAGGCGTACGTCTGGTATACGGACGTTACGGAACGGAAACGACGCGAACGGCTCGTGCGCCGGGTCTACGACTCCACCGAGCGGATCCAGAACGCCGACTCCGAGCGGGCGGTGTGTGCGGCGACCGCGGAGGCGGCCCGGTCGGTGCTCGATCTCGACGCACCGGCCTGCTGGATCGCCTCGGAGGAGGGCCGACTGACGCCGGTCGCCGGGGCGACGTCCCGGTGGAGCGTGGGGGACGGCCCGGCGGACGGCGGACCCGAAGCCGCCCTCGACTCCGGGGAGGTCACGACCGTCGGCCCCGAGGAAACGGGTCCGGATGGCGCCGACGGCGGGGTGTTCGTCCCGCTCGGCGACCACGGGGTCCTCGGCGCCACCGCGGGCGCCGACGGCGTCGACGACGTGACGCTGGACGCCGTCCGGATCCTGACGCGACACGCCGCCACTGCGCTGGATCGGGTGGAAAACCGCCGTGAGATCCGCGAGAGCGAGCGACGGTTCCGGCTCATCGCCGAACGGATCGAGGAGGTGATCTTCCTCTCGGAACCGGACTTCTCGGAGGTGTTCTACGTCAACGACGCCTACGAGGAGATCTGGGGCGAACCCGTCGAGCGGCTCTACGAGGAGCCCCGAAGCTTCGTCGATCGGATCGACGAGCGGGATCGGGAGACGTTCGAGTCGGAGTTCGCCGCGATGCTCGACGACATCGAGGCCGGCGAGGCCGACGACCGGTACGTCTTCGAGTACCGCGTCCGCCCCGACCCCGATGAGGTCCGGTGGGTTCGCGCGACGGGCTACCCGGTCGAGGTCGGCGATGAGACCCGGTTCGTCGGTGTCGTCGAGGACATCACCGAACGTCGCGAACTCGAGGCGACCTACCGCGGGATCTTCGAGAACGTCTCGGACGGACTCGTCGTCCACCACCCCGAAACCGGGGAGATCCGCGACGTCAACGAGCAGTTCTGCGAGATGAACGGCTACGACCGCCAGCAGCTGATCGGCGAGACCGTCGACGTCGTCACCGGCCCGGACCACGGGTACGAACAGGCCAGGGACCGTATCCGGGCGGCCCGCGAGGAGGGGCCACAGCTCTTCGAGTGGCGGAACCGGACCGCGGACGGCGAGACCTTCCCCGTGGAGGTCCACCTGAGCGTCGTCGAGATCCGCGGCGAGGAGCGCGTACTCGGGAGCGTCCGGGACATCACCGAGCGACGGAGCACCGAACGACGCCTCAGCGAGGTGTTGGACCGGATCGACGACGCGGTCTACATCACGCCGGCGGCGAACCTCGCGACCGCCGAAAGCGGGCCGGACTACCTGAGCGGGGGGTACGAGGAGATCTGGGGGCAGTCGCTCGACGACATCCGCAGGCGGTACGACGACGGGTTCTTCGACACCCTCCACCCCGACGACAGGGCGGCGTACCGCGAGTTCGTCGAGCGGGTCGCCGACGAGGTGACCGCCGGCGCCGACGCGGACAGCTACGACATCGAGTACCGGATCGAGCGGCCCGACGGCGAGGTCCGGTGGGTCCGCTCCGAATACTACCCCTTCGAGTGGGGCCAGGGGCCGGTCCGGATCGTGGTGGTGACCCGTGACATCACCGAACGGAAGCGGGTCCGGCGGAACCTCCGGACGATCGCCGAGCGGGTCGACGAGGCGATCTATCTCTCCTCGCCGGACAAACGCGAGGTGTACTACGCCTCGCCGTCGTTCGAGGACCTCTGGGACCTGCCGATCGAGCGGGTGTACGACGACCCGCAGGCGTTCATCGACCGCGTCCACCCCGACGACCGCGAGTGGTTCCGCGAGGAGTACGACCGGATCCGCGCGGACCTCACCGACCCCGACCGGGAGCCACAGGACACCTACGAACTGGAGTACCGGGTCCGTCACCGCGACGGCGAGGTCCGCTGGATCGACGTCCGCGGGTATCCGGTCACGGACGAGAGCGGCTCGGTCGACCGGTGGATCGCGGTCAACCGCGACGTGACCGACCGCAAGGCCCGGGAGCGACGGATCGCGTCGTTCGACGAGGCGACCGAGGACCTGACGACCGCCGACTCGACGGCGGAGGCGGCTGAAACGGCGGTCGCTGCGGCCAGGGAGACGCTGGAGCTGCCCGCGGTCGGCGCGTTCCTCTACGACGACGGCGCCGGCGTCCTCCGCCCGGAGGTGCTCGCGGGGGCGCTCTCGGAGACGGAGGCGAACCCGGTTGGGCCGAACGACGGACCGCTCTGGGAGGCGTTCGCGTCCCGGACGGTCGTCGGGCCCGACGACGCCGAGCGCGATGTCGGAGGCGACGACCGACCGGCAGCGCCCGGCGGCGTCGACGACCTCGCGGCGTGGCGCGCCATCCCGCTGGGGACGCACGGCGTGCTCGTGGTCGGCTCGCCGGACGGAACGCTGGGGTCGGACGTCGTCCAGACGGCGCACGTCCTGGCGGCGACCCTCGAAGCCGCGCTAGCGCACCTCCAGGGACAGAAGCGCGTTGCGGATCGGGAACAGCAGCTCCGAACCCAGACGGAACGGGCCGAGCGGCTGGATCGGATCGCCCGGCTCACCCGCCGGGTGGAGGCCGCAATCACCGAGGCGACGAGCCCCGGAGAGATCGAGCGGGCGGTGTGTGACCGGCTCGCCACCTCCGGACCCTACGACCTCGCGTGGGTCGGCGGCGTCGAGGTGGGTGCCGACCGCCTTTCCTGCCGGGCCGTCTCGGGTGAACCCGAGGAACATATCGACGCGATGCGCCTGCGGACCGGCGAGGAGCGGGCCGACCCTCACCCCGCGGTCAAGGCGTGGCGAACCGATTCGGTGCGGACCGCAAACTCCCTGGTCGGCGGCGGCCCGGCGAGCGAGTGGCGGCAGCGCGCGCTGTCGGCGGGCTACCAGTCGCTGTGTGCCGTGCCGCTGACCTACGACGGGGTGACCCACGGCGTGTTGACCATCGGGACCGACGCCCCGAACTCCTTTGAGGACCGGGAGCGGGAGACGCTCGCACAACTCGGCACGTCGATCGCGAACGCGCTGGCGGCGATCGAGCGACGGCGGGCGCTGGAATCGGACGAAACCGTCGAACTGGAGTTCCACGGGCCGGGCGAGGACCTCCCCTTCGCGCGGGCGGCCGAGCGGGCGGGCTGTCGGGTACGTCTCCAGCGGACAGTTGCGCGCCAGACGGGCCCGTCGAGCGTCTACTACAGCTTCGAGGGGGCCGTCCCCGACGACGTCCCGGAGGTGGCCCGCCGGACGCTGCCGGGATCGGTCGATGTCGTCGACGACGGGGGGACGACGCTGGTCGAGGTTCGGGCCGACGAGTGGTTCGGGGCGCCGATCGCGGAGTACGGCGGGATGGTGCGGGAGGCGTCCGCGGAGCCGGACGGCACTACCATCAGGGTGGAAGTTCCGGGGGAGACCGACGTCCGTTCGTTCGCCGATCGGCTCCGGGAGGTCGCCCCCTCGCTCGAACTCGCGGCCAAGCGACAGCGGACCCAGGGGTCGAAATCGCCGACCGAACTCGCGGGGACGCTTCGGGAGGAGCTCACCGACCGGCAGCTGGAGGTGATCGAGACGGCGCTGTCGGCCGGGTACTTCGAGTGGCCGCGGGAACACGACAGCAGCGAGGTCGCAAGCCGGCTCGGGATCACCCAGCCGACGTTCAACAAACACCTCCGGGTCGCAGAGCGGGAGACCTTCGAGTTCCTGTTCGGGCCCGACGGCTGAGGGAGCGGTACGGTTACGCCTTCCCGGCCGTGTGCAACGCTGTCGGTGCGGTCCCGAAGAACGGTTCGAGCCCGATTGCCCGCAGCGCGTACACCGATTCGAGCCCCGAGTCCGGGGGGTCCGGAGCGGCGGCCGCTCGGTCGCCGGCGGTGGCCGCACTCCGAAGGCCGGTGAGCCGCTGCGCCCGACGGGCGCTGTAACCGTCGACCGCCGCCCGCACCGCCGACTCGGTCCGGGCGAGCGCCCACACCACCCCGAGTGCGTCCGTGATCCCGAGCGCCGCCCCCATCCCGGCGGCCGAGGCGGCCGGACACGCGGCGGGACCGCACCGTGCGATCCGGCCACACCCCCACCACCGGTCCGGAAGCGGCGGCTCCGGAAGGGGGGCGAACTCGCTGCGTACCCCTTCGAGTGAGTCGGCGCCGGGAACGTCGAAGGGAACCCGGTCGTCGGCCGCGACCCGACGCCGGATTCCGTCGACGGTGGCCTCAGTCTCCGACGTCGTGATCCGGACGACTGCGTCGGTCCCCCCGACTCCGGGGAGGCGCCGAACCGCGACCGCCGGCCCCCGGACCTCCTCGACCGCACTCCCGCCGCTCCCCGCCGAGTGAGTCGCCTCGTACCGTACGAGCGACCGTCGTTTGACGCCGTGTTCGGGTCGCGTAGCCGCCCCACAGGCGTCGACGGCCAGGTCGAAGCACTCCCTGACGCCGTCGCCGAACGTCGCCGCCACGCCGTCATCGCCCGGCGAGAGCGATCCGACCGTGCGTCCGTCGGCCACGGCCGCGTCGTCGATCCCGTCGCGGAGGATCCGACGGAGTGTCCGTGTCGGGACGACGACC of the Halobellus ruber genome contains:
- a CDS encoding aldehyde dehydrogenase family protein; translation: MTDTQFQYIDGEWRDGDSDDELVIRDPADPDDPIVSFSGASRSQAAAAIGAADAASETWGATTPDERDAVMYAVADRIDDHHEELAETLTREEGKPISSSRAEVGRAAELFRFFASFARTAAGDTLPSTDPETVTYTVREPLGTVALVTPWNFPIATPTWKLAAAIATGNTVVFKPSSETPMIARALVEHLEAAGLPEGVVNLVVGSGSTIGDGILTDGRIDAVSFTGSTDVGRHIAGTVAERGIPIQTEMGGKNPQVVLPDADVETAADAAAAGAFGLTGQACTATSRLIVHEDVADEVTAAVVERAEDIETGPGMSDPDMGPAVSAGQDETNFRYIDVAESEGATLLTGGGRPAGTDSGYFVEPTVFADVESEMRIAQEEVFGPVLSILTVSDFEEALDVANDVEYGLSASLFTGDMASARRFTEGIEAGVVKINGTTTGSQIQMPFGGMKASSSETQKELGHRAYEFYTHEKAIYRTDP
- a CDS encoding ornithine cyclodeaminase family protein; translation: MSQRLGGAGTELYSKRDVERHLQLPAALDVVETTYVEGARGRVLNPAKSTMHLGDDGEWPGRDAFSIGMPAYVDWLDVAGMKWAVATWDTDTEPPISSQILLFDLQRGEFTAILEGMHITGVRTALQSVVGLRHLLAEPPESIGVFGAGFQARFQLRVIDHLVDVGRFRLYDVSEGRAADLAADLGPGMAADVVTADSPQAAADADVVVTVTDSKTPVVEESWLGSGGLVIALGSYRELTDGTVLGADRIVVDHTEQCLQRGALSDLANRGEVTAAELDSTIGAVLNGDNDSHAGPDERVVFVPIGLGSLDVALAEHLRTNGMGGGAVRTFDFG
- the solA gene encoding N-methyl-L-tryptophan oxidase codes for the protein MDTYDTIVLGVGGMGSAAASHLAARGQDVLGIERYDIPHSQGSSHGITRIIRVPLFEDSGYVPLVQRSLDLWTDLEESYGRQLLYRTGTIDFGPPDSDVVSGSKRSCAVHDLDHEILTGAELSARPGGHDVPDDYEAVYQPDGGFLHSDQCIVAHVQAAHEQGATIRAREAVTDWSADESGVRVATDRGEYAAETLVMTAGAWTGRLCPAVAEYLTPERNVLGWFQPTDPAQFDRENFPVFVADVPEGNFYGFPTFEVPGFKFGKHHHHGETGSPEDLDRAPTREDEATLRSFAERYMPAGTGPTMRLSTCMYTNTPDRDFILDVHPDHPNVVLGAGFSGHGFKFAAAVGEVLADLAIDGRTDHPTEMFEVSRFE